In one window of Streptomyces sp. NBC_01224 DNA:
- a CDS encoding alpha/beta fold hydrolase, with protein sequence MPAFSAPDGTQLAYRVIGDGDPVVCIPGGPTDSLYLGDLGGLSTHRQLIVLDLRGTGRSAIPEDTSSYRCDRLVDDVEALRGHLGLHRMDLLGHSAGTNVATQYVARHPENVSKLALIGPGPRAVGIAITGEMRRKHAQLRRNEPWFPTAFATLEAIGEGTSSDWEAIAPFFWGRWDAAAQKHHVASQPSNKEAVALFAAEGAFDPETTRAALADCEAPVLLLTGEFDLNSPPQSAAEFAALFPDATLVVQTGAGHYPWLDDADQFVATTAAFLG encoded by the coding sequence ATGCCAGCCTTCTCTGCACCTGACGGAACCCAGCTCGCCTACCGCGTGATCGGGGACGGCGACCCAGTCGTCTGCATCCCGGGAGGTCCCACGGACTCTCTCTACCTCGGCGACCTCGGTGGCCTGTCCACGCACCGTCAACTGATCGTTTTGGATCTCCGCGGCACCGGCCGGTCCGCGATTCCCGAAGACACCTCTTCCTACCGCTGCGATCGCCTGGTCGACGATGTCGAGGCGCTGCGTGGGCACCTCGGACTCCACCGGATGGACCTGCTCGGCCACTCCGCCGGCACGAATGTTGCGACGCAATACGTGGCCCGGCACCCAGAGAACGTCAGCAAGCTCGCCTTGATCGGCCCCGGTCCCCGAGCTGTTGGTATAGCGATCACTGGGGAGATGCGACGCAAGCACGCGCAGCTTCGGAGGAATGAGCCTTGGTTCCCAACGGCGTTCGCCACCCTGGAAGCGATCGGCGAGGGCACGAGCAGCGACTGGGAGGCCATCGCCCCCTTCTTCTGGGGCCGTTGGGACGCCGCGGCACAGAAGCACCATGTGGCCAGCCAGCCGAGCAACAAGGAAGCTGTCGCTCTCTTCGCGGCGGAGGGCGCCTTCGACCCGGAGACCACTCGTGCGGCGCTCGCCGACTGCGAGGCACCAGTCCTGCTCCTCACGGGAGAGTTCGACTTGAACAGCCCCCCTCAGTCGGCGGCCGAATTCGCGGCACTGTTCCCCGATGCCACACTCGTGGTGCAGACGGGAGCGGGCCACTACCCCTGGCTCGACGACGCCGACCAGTTCGTGGCGACCACTGCGGCATTCTTGGGGTAG
- a CDS encoding RNA ligase family protein codes for MIRTIDLAALNTATKYPSIPTYHVLDPKNGGLIEEATAFNGDVYLTEKVDGTNGRIVSFPGGDYVLGSREELLYARGDLIGNPALGIADVLRPLADRINPPTSGIRVLYLEVYGGKVTAASREYTSNRSVGYRMFDAADVPLDVLEWSRAQISGWREDGGQRFLSEYELTRAAKTEDIELVPRLAVVEAGDLPTGIAEMQTFLADHLPTTRVALDEGAGGHPEGIVLRSGDRSVIAKARFQDYRRTLKRRTQNTRSR; via the coding sequence GTGATCCGCACCATCGACCTCGCTGCCCTCAACACGGCGACCAAGTATCCGTCAATCCCGACCTACCATGTGCTCGATCCGAAGAACGGCGGCCTCATCGAGGAAGCGACCGCGTTCAACGGCGACGTGTACCTCACCGAGAAGGTCGACGGCACCAACGGCCGGATCGTCAGCTTCCCCGGCGGTGACTACGTCCTCGGTAGCAGAGAGGAACTCCTCTACGCCCGGGGCGATCTGATCGGGAACCCCGCCCTCGGTATCGCCGACGTACTGCGTCCCCTCGCCGATCGCATCAACCCGCCCACCAGCGGCATCCGGGTCCTGTACCTGGAGGTGTACGGCGGCAAGGTCACTGCGGCAAGCCGCGAATACACCAGTAACCGATCCGTCGGCTACCGCATGTTCGATGCGGCCGACGTCCCGCTCGACGTCCTGGAGTGGTCGCGGGCCCAGATCTCCGGCTGGCGTGAGGACGGCGGGCAACGGTTCCTATCCGAGTACGAACTGACCCGGGCCGCCAAGACCGAAGACATCGAGCTCGTCCCGCGGCTGGCCGTGGTGGAGGCGGGCGACCTGCCGACGGGCATTGCTGAGATGCAGACGTTTCTCGCCGATCATCTGCCGACGACCCGCGTGGCCCTGGACGAGGGCGCGGGCGGCCACCCCGAGGGCATCGTGCTCCGCAGCGGCGACCGTTCGGTGATCGCCAAGGCCCGGTTCCAGGACTACCGGCGCACCCTCAAGCGCCGCACCCAGAACACACGTAGCCGCTGA